In Yamadazyma tenuis chromosome 7, complete sequence, the sequence TTTGGTATCAAGACCGCATTGCCCAAGCAAATTGGATTTTCTCATATAGTTTACAATGATATCGACAATGCCACAAGCATGCCAGATGTCGAAAAGTACTCGGGAAGCTTCTACAACAGAATCAAGTTTCAAGAAATGAACATTCCTGTAAGAACAGAGCACAATACCAATCCTTTATTTAAATCTGAACAAACCCTTACACCAAAGAAAGCCAAAGATGTCAACAGCTCTAATGAAGATTCAGTTTCATTTGGCTTGAACCTCAAATCAAGTACTCCCAACAAAGCGgtgaaaaagttgttgaagaaaaattCCCAATTTTATAACCAATATAAGGAGTTCATGTTGAAAAACTATCCAGACAAATTGGTATCCAACGGAGCTAGAAATGAACACAAATTAGTACATGAGTTTCTTAACACATCccaagatttcaagaaagCCAAAAGTGGTCTTTTGAGCCAAAAATCAAACAGAATCCAAGGTACTGGTGGATTTTCATACCTTCAAAAGGGAAGATTGACTAATACTCCAAACGGTATCAAATACGCAGCTATGGCCCCAGGAAGAATCATTGATTCTAGAGATGCAGCTATAGGTGGTTTCATTGCCTCCATAAATGATAACAATTCTTTACAAAGAAACTacaccaagaactttcCAGGAAAGCACCAAAGACAATTTGTTATTCCATTCCAAGTGACAGATGCAGAAGTATCCAACTCCGGTAAAGTGAGATTGGAAGCCAATGGAGTGCAAAGTGGTCCTTGGTCCAGTGGTTTGGGAGAAAACTCATCTCTTTACAAACCAACTAACAATAACGTAAGAGGAGCCAGTGAGAGAATGGCCACTGACATGAAACAGTTTTCAGCTTTGTTAAgtgttcttgaacaaccaGCCAAAGCCTAATACTAACCCTCCTTGTGTATAATTAGTTTTTCATCTCTACCATGTATATACCATATATAAAAATCAAATATTATTTTACAGTATTTTTAcaactttctcttttttgcagcattAGCATTGGCGGTAGAGAATCCTGTcattttcttttcttcgttAGAGATTTCAACTCTAATGTTTTCAGCCAATGCTTCATCTAGTTTACCATCTACTTGATaccaaagatgaagactaGCAGACCTACTTCCTCTATCAAGAATACGTTTCATATAGCTTCTAACCTCAGCTTCTGGTTTCATGCTGTTCAAAAGAATTGACACAAACTTGGTGGAAATATCATGAATAACAAATGAAACTGCAGTATACCttggttctggttcttctggagCAACAAGTTTTTTAGGAGGCTTATTGATTTGTTTCTTAGCACCTCTTCTTGGGGGAGGTCTTCTTCTACTTCTTGGAagttctggttctggttctggagggtcttcaacaatcttTCCTTCAGCAATCTGtttttgtctttcttcttcagcaacCTGCCTTTGAAGCTCTTCACGCTCCTTTTTCTCTCTTTCTTGCACAGCAGTCTCGTACTCTTCCAAAAGTGTTTCATACCTGTCCACCTCAGTTTGGTTGTGTATCCAAAGGAAGctgatcaacaagtctCTATCATCACTACTTTTTTTGGAAGGTAGTATTTCGCATATGGAGTTTTTAGGAAGCATGTATCGGACATTCGAGttttccacaaactcaaaaaccAATGTAGCATCCGATATGTATTTTTCCTG encodes:
- the MRP51 gene encoding mitochondrial 37S ribosomal protein bS1m (COG:J; EggNog:ENOG503NZ5B), producing the protein MNNQELFRLFKDSKLAQVAKPLSKVLRGNQSGPTHQIIYTPKSSAIRSNFGIKTALPKQIGFSHIVYNDIDNATSMPDVEKYSGSFYNRIKFQEMNIPVRTEHNTNPLFKSEQTLTPKKAKDVNSSNEDSVSFGLNLKSSTPNKAVKKLLKKNSQFYNQYKEFMLKNYPDKLVSNGARNEHKLVHEFLNTSQDFKKAKSGLLSQKSNRIQGTGGFSYLQKGRLTNTPNGIKYAAMAPGRIIDSRDAAIGGFIASINDNNSLQRNYTKNFPGKHQRQFVIPFQVTDAEVSNSGKVRLEANGVQSGPWSSGLGENSSLYKPTNNNVRGASERMATDMKQFSALLSVLEQPAKA